The Labrus bergylta chromosome 14, fLabBer1.1, whole genome shotgun sequence region GTACTGGTGAGAGTGGTATTGAatgacataaaaatatatatttgtctGATTTATTCTGTGGTATTTAGTTATATTCTGGTTATTTGCTCATGCTTAATGTGTCTGCACCCTTGGTACAGATTCAGTTGACATCATGAGTATAAGAGCATTATCTTGTCATTGAGAAAAATTGCATCTGCCTAGCTTTGGTAGATGTAAGTATGCATCACATCCACTTCATGGAGGAAGCTATAGAATTCTCCCTGACGACCTTCTTAGGTTTACAGTGGAGATCAGCCAGATTATGAATAATGAAGAAAGGTCAGGATAGATTTTTAATGGCTTTATAAACCACATGGTCACGCCTGCATCTGCAGGGATTGTGGAGTGATTGTTTCTTTTACAGAGGGCGGGTTATGTTATTGCTTTGACTGACTTTGCTGTGTTGCATCTACAACAAAAGTGTTATTGAACGTTGACATATGCTTTACGGTCCATGCTGGGGTTAATACCACCAATCTGTGCACAGGCCTCATTTAAAGCATCATTAAAGAGTCGTCAGATAATCTTTGCAAGGACTGTTTCAGAAACCAGTAAACAGCTCTAATACTGGCTGTATCAAGGCTTAGTTTGACTAGAATTACAGTTACAACtacatatttataaaacaaatatgtACTTGCTCAATCATGTTTTGTacataaacattttgtgtctgtgatgcaaatacatttgatattttatgtaaatatctcaaaacattttttccccTAGTACAGATTCTGATACCTACACTTTAGCATTGACTAAAAATTTATGTTAATTATAGTGCAATTCACTTTGCATATTAGTAATAATTTCAGGAGAAGTATACTTCTACTAACCCTGTATGGGTTAGTAGTTTTACTGATACTGCcatttttgttgctgtattttctgttttccacTTTCAAACATTATTTGCTGGATAATAAATACAACTCAAAGtcaattatttttcttttggatTGTAGCATTTTTTGACTTACTAGAGTAGCTGATATCTAATACCCTATACTGCATTTTTGGTATCACAGACATTGCCAATGCTAGTATTGGTATCAGAACTACTCTGATGATGATACATATAACCCGCCAGTTTCAGGTGGACAGATAAGGGGAATAGATAGGTGAGAAGTACTTGTTTTAAGTCAAGCATAGTTAATTCCATCATGTTGTATAGGGCACATTTTGGTCCCAAAGGTGTTGTTGAACAGTGTAACCATACAGTTATTTTGTCATGTCATAACCATGGTCTCCTTAAACTCTTGCCACAGCTAGAGTTCATTTATGGCTTTTGACTCAGGGTTTTCAGTTAAAGTTATTAGGAATGCTACAACATACTGTAAAAATCTGAACAAATATTGAAATGcatgtattttatatatatttttaaaggagcaacTCACTTCAGTCAATCGTGAATTAAGTCTGCGTTTCATGATTCAAAGTGTCACAGGTCTCCACATGCATTAAACAGACATTGCTCTCTGCTTGATATGAGAGCAGCTTTACAGTAATCCCTCTTCTTAATAAGCCGTTTCATGTGCATCACTATTCAAAAAAAGGATCAGGGAGGGAGTAAATCTGTCATCCTGCGTCTGTTTCTGCTCCAAGAGGCGGGTCGCCCTGACTTCAAATGCTTCCATTCAATGGTTCGCAGGGGTTATGTGGGCGATGTAATTTACAAAGGGTGTCAGTGGTGACCAAGGTTGAGAGCCGTGTCCCCCAGTTGACACCAAGTAAACAGTCACTTAGCTAGTCCCTGTCCATCCCTGCGATGCTGATGGAGACTAATGATCACAACCATGTCTAATTGCTGTGACGGATCAAACAGAGAGCAGTGACTTGGAAAACGCTTTCAAGCTGGTCTACAActggaggcaaaaaaaaaatcagaaatattCAATATCCAAtacaaaagattttgttttatttaactcaCAGAGTGGAATATGTCAGACTTtgttggcatttttttttttgatgggaATTCGTGGGTATTTTTTGTGGCAAACAGAGGAGCAGATTTGCACTTGAGCTGATATACAAGCCAGGCTCAGACATGCACCACACGGATTCTTACAGCAGTATTTATGACTAGGCAGACAATTGCATTTTTTAGCACAACTATCCTTTGCACTTGATTTCCATAATTCCAATTAGACACTTACTCAGAGGTGCGCAATCCGTTTGAAAAGTAGAAGGTAGAAGGAAGCAAATCCTTTTATATGTTAATCTACTTTTACTACAACATTGTCAATGTCTGTCAGTAAAATGAATATTTCACACCTCAAACTTCACGAGCATTTTTACTCGCACCGGTgttcataaaaatgtgttaagtTTCAGAATTTTAGATTGGCTCTGCTTTTGGCTTTTGTCAAGCATTGTTCTCCCTGCAGATGCATCTTCGACTTGTTAAAGTGTTTTTGGATCATTTTGCAAAGTCCCATGTTGTGAAAACTGACCAGAACATTTTGGTTTGTTCTAGTTCTAATTTAGTTGAGAACACCGACGAGAGAAATGATTTGCTCACTCAGACACCTACTGAACAATTTCCATGAATCTGTTCATCACCTCTATCTCATTTACTACGAGCAAAgatagttcttttttttccctgtttctCAGTGAACAGCTGGAAACATTCACAAAGGACATGGAGGAACACTCAGATGAGTGTGTTGACAATTAAGTTTGGAGCCAAGAAAGACGATAATTGACTTATGaggctgatttaaaaacaagctATACAATAATAGAACATTCATTACATTTTCCCCACATTccacatattaaaaaaaaaaaaatgtatcaacaatGAACAAAAACCTCTGGGaatcctttttattttcattaatgcGGATATTCAAATTGGTAAAAACAATGCAATAATGAATTATTAACCTTAAGTCACTGAGTGAGATTGCTCTTGTTGCACTGTATGACATGCATTGAAGGTACTTACAAAACAAAGCTTCtgcataataaataaaacaatgtaatatgggcggctgtgactcagttggtagagtcgtcgcttCTCAAtaggaaggtcgagggttcgatccccagctgagcaatatgtctgatgtgtccttgggcaagacaaccctgcattgctcccgctgcttcggtggcgatgtatgaatggattagtgttgtacttaatctctgatgtacgtcgctttggataaaagcatctgccaagtgaattgtagaatatcaGTCACTTGAACATTGACACACTATTTACTTTGGCCTGGTCTTATTTTGATACGTCTTGTTTTCATAAAGCCCTCCATTTTAATCTCCTATGACATGATTTAATGCCATCTGTATAAATTATGTTGAGGCAAAACTGTTCCTGGTAAAAAACTGAAACCAGGCCACCTAGAGGGTAGGTGaatatgaacatgtttttatacCTTCTGTTGTCCTAAGTTactgtaaacaaataaagaaaaaaagatcaaagaCTGCGAGAAAACGAGTACATAGcaattcttttaaaggaatCATCATTGTTTGTTTCCTACCTGTGACTAAATGTCTTGTAATTATCAGTACAAAGTGTCACAAACTGAGTCATTCATCTTGTAGCTGAACAGGAACACCTCACATTGGGGAGCTGTTGACCCTAGCATGCAGCTTCTGATTGCACCATTTATTATCAggagtcacacaaacacacacacacacacaaacaagtgcaCATCCTCAATCTCTCTCTAGCCTTCTTAACCTAACCTTGTCTCATACGCTGTATATAAACCacatccacccacacacactcacctatTAAATCTCCTTCCAGGTGACGATTCTGATCATCCTGGCCCTGGCCTTTCTCGCCTGCATTGTGTTCCTGGTGGTTTATAAAGCCTTCACCTACGACCACGCCTGCCCAGATGGATTCATTTATAAGGTAAGATCCATGACTGACCTGCATGTCAATGTACAGAATTTCAACACACCTACCCTCAGCCTAGGGGAAGTCAGGTGGTGAACAGTGCAGCTGAATGTGTAATGGGTAGGCTGGAATCTTTCTTTGGGCTATGAACCATAAAAAATGTGTTCGAGCTGTCCGTCATTTGTTTCAGGAAACACTTAAGTTGCAATTTCAGATCACTCTCTCTGGCCTTTTAACAGCCTGATGCAACATATATAACaaaggaaagacagaaaaatagatgcCGAACAAGTTGCAGCTTTGCATGAGTGATCACATAAAGCTTGAATTTATTAAGTTAATTAATGGACTTGtcgcctcttttttttctgcctattAGAGCAAAAGTTCCAAATTTGGAGGAAAAGgctcatttgcattttgacTGAGATAAAGATGGGAAGGCAGAGCACTTTGTCCATTGAATATAGGGTTACAGCTGGGGGCTACTTGGCATAGCCCCCTCTGAACATGGAGAAATAATACAAGGGCTAAGGTGCTTCTGGGCTGCAATTTTCTTAAACATTTTTGAgtcatgtgattttttttctacaataaGGATCATCAACCAAGCCTTCCGCTACCTCTAATGTAATATATTGTCCTTACACAAGTTTTCACATGTAATGCACTAAATCCTTCCATGCCCTTCATTGTCTTCATAAGTTATGTCCCACATATCTGAAGTTAACCTTACGTCATGGATGTAAATGACAGACTGGTTAGACAGGCATTATTAATCATGATTTCAGTGATTTGTGAAAGCCATAGTAATCTAGTATAATTGGATGCTTTTATTCCTTGTCACAAAGCCAAAGAAAGACACCCAAGTGAGGCAGCTCACTATTTGATCAGCCATGCCTGCTATTAGATGAAAATTACCCATATTGCCATTTTTACAATAATTACTGCAAATTAATGTCAGTTATTTCTGACCCATATGGCTGAGAATTAAATGGCTCATTCAACCACCCTCATCCAACAATGTGCTGTCCTGATGTGTACAGTATTTCTTGGGTTGTAAGGGTTAGCAGTTTGTGTATGCGGAcagcctctcttcttctctctggtaCTTATAGTTTCCCCCTGCATTGCACTTTTAAGTTTCACAGGAGTTTGAGAGGTCACCTTGGACGTCTGTGTCTTAGGACAAATCTGTCTTTGAGGTGGAATAAATCTACTTTCAGGCCCAAAGCCTCTGCAGGGGCTCTGACTGCAGGCTGCAGGGGTATTATTAGAAGTGTCACATGTACGTTCACCTGCTGTAGAAGTGTCAATTGAGAAATGTGCATAGGCTAGCGAGCGCTCAGTCACACATTAGGGCTCACCGACATTAAAGTATACTCAAGCATATTCCAGTGAAACACAGATTGAAACTATACTCTATATCATGGACTGTGAGCTCCCTCAGCTCTATGTCTACATATATCTATTTTATTAGCATCATGTTTAATCTCTATTCTCTCTATGATGCAACATGTTAGTTTACAGTCTTCAGTTTGTAAGACCTTTATTGTCACTCGGTTGAAGATTAAATGCTTTCCCCCAATGTTCCTTTCAATGTTTATTTCCTAGATTTTTTAAAGCCAGGAATTGGTATAAAGAGCCTCTCTCCTACATTCTATTATACATTGAACAGTTCATGTTGAAGATCATATCTGAATATTATTAAGTAATGTAAATACCTAATTATATTTCACAAGTCAACTTGGGCAGCCCCCATGCTCCAAAAGTGCCATGGTAACATGGTAAAGTCCCCTCGTCATGCCTTTTCAGTGTAGActgtgatacagtaacacaaaGGTTTTCCTACAGAGTAGGTTGGTTAAATGTGTAATTGGACACTGTCCATTATTGTTACAGAGATGTAGAAGTTCAAATCTGAGGCACAGAATTGAGTCCAAAAATCTTAACCAAGTTAAGGGACTATTATTCGTTAATACAGTAAGAAAACGTGTGCCATAATGCAACCACATGACGCCATTGATGTCCTTCACAACAGTGTGAATTAGCTTATGTATACTGTAGCAGTCCAGTTATATATTAGAACATGCTAAACTGTTTTATTTCCaagagaagagggaaaaaaaatgtgtcagtttgACTTTTATCCTGCTAACTGGTATACTCTACATATCCCTAGAGGGCCTTGACAGCAAGAACCGTAATATTATACAAGATAAATATGGGATTATGTTTTGCACAGACACATCTTGTTGAAAAGTATGAAACCACAGATTTGAAACTGCACTTCTGGAAATTAGTAATCCCAAGTGCAGGGGTCAGAAAAAAATGGCATTTGGATATTTTTTGCTTAATCATCAAGCCTCATTGTAATGGTTAATTGGATTTTATCCAGTTCCACCTTTGCGAGCACCATTACCTGTGAATGAATTGAACAGTACTCCTAACCCCAgtgttctttttcttcctcacagCACAAACGGTGTATCCCAGCCTCTCTTGAGGCCTACTACGCTGCCCAGGATGCCAACTCGAGGGGCCGTTTTTACACAGTGATCAGCCACTACAGCATGGCCAAGCAGACCACCTCGCACTCTGTCTCCCCCTGGCTGCCTGGAGGAGCAGGGGGGCAGCAGCGTGACGCTAAACCCCCGGCTGGCGAGGGTCACTGAGTTAGCTGAGCGCTTAATGGGTGTTGTACACAactacaaacacatgcagacagaaaacagagacaggaaaATATCAATgcttacacacacgcacacacacacacacacattcacacatatgTAGGTAATAATTTTTGAAATAgacaaaagagacacaaaaccAGTATATAATGCAGATATAGAGAGAAAACATGCATGCAGACAAATCCACACAAAGAACATGCTAGGTTATTGTCTGATTTACATCGACTTCCCATTTTTGTGCTCAATCTATTATCAAGGGAAACCATTGAACCTTTGCTCTCTTGTGATTATCATTGTCtgctgatacacacacacacacacacgcacacgcacacgcacacacacacacacacacacacacacgcacacacacacacacacacacacaaagtctgcTCTCTCATTACCATGCCTATTCCCCACCTCTagtttatgatttatttattgactgtcaggttatatttattttttaactgtaatgtattgatgatttttatttcattatctgACTCATCTGTAAAAAGACACAACTGAGTGCTGAAATTCAAGCATCTTCATGGTGAGAACCTCTGGGATAtccactcttttgtttttctagtGCATATACTGTAGTTACTGTATATTTATCTACAGCCCGCTTGCTTTCTTGCTTAGTTCAGTcacctctgtcacacacacacacatacacagcctactggaaacaaaaaactaaacatgaTCTGGTTTTGCCgtaacacattttcaaacacaacatcTCACCTTTACTGTCCAAGGAAGCTTCTACGCCCATTTCCAAATCCGGAGGTGATTGAATGAATTTTTCCATCATGGCTGTTTGATAGCTTTCATAACATGACATGTGCTGTGCTCTACATTTGAAATCCCATAGTGAACTGTACATACAATTGTGCGTTCAAgctagttttgtgtttttgctcttGTAGTAGCTTTTATTAGAAGGTTATCCTTGCTTTTTTTCACAAAACCTACAGTTTACTTACATACTGCTTCAGCTGCCAGTCCTGTTGctccattaaaaacaacattgcaGATGGAAAAGGAAATACCAGTGCATAAGACCATATCTTGccaaaactgtttgttttcagctgtgTTTTAATATGTTTATCGATGGGCTTAAACTGCagccaatctttttttttcccatctacTGTTATTTTTCAATTTACAATGTTGGATCTGTTGTCAAGAGCGCCTTTATGGGGTATTGTGATGTTGTTAGTTGATATGTAGCGATACTTGATGTAATTTGTGCATCCTtgttcctctcttctcttggtttgaattcaaaataaaacaagctgTGACCTGTGCGTGTCTTCCTGTGTTCTTACTGCTGCGTGTCTTTAGCCTCCACACACCACCTAATGTGTCCTTGAGGCAGTGACCGTGACCGCTTCTCATACAGCACGTTCTACTTTTCAGATGTTCGTACTCCTACTCAAATTCATACTACATTCAATATGTATTCTTCTGTGAATTTACAGAAGGTTACAGAGCTGCATGGGAGCAGATTTGTCGGCTGTAATGATGAGcacctgtgattgacagcagAAACTACCTGTATCTGTAATGACTATTGGGTACAATATGTATCTACCCAATCCACTGTGATTGGCAGGAAAGGCCTCTGTATTTTATGTGCAGTACTGTGACTTAGTGAGTGATAAGAATAGCTGGCTTTCCTAATTAGAGGCTTGTATTTTAATGAATCTGTCAGCTCTCGGATGTGATTCCAAGAGTGAGGCTGAGAAACAGCCGCTGAATGAAGAAACAGAAGTAGAGAACAACAAGgagaaaaaattaaaatatcatTTGTGATACACTggaaaatagaaacaaatgtACTGTCCAGGTTTTAAAGCATTCTGTAAGTAAGTACATTAAATTAGCacaagaaaaatatgttttaaaggtCTCAGCCTTTAATTTTCCGACTGGCTAAAATACCatgacaacatcaacatttcacaaaacacagctttgtttcatcattttatcAATATGTTCACTGAAGCATTGAAAGGGTGAAGAAAGCGATGCTTGTAGCAACAGTTATATACAGTTATTTTTCATACATAAATCACAAATGAATCGCTTTCAGTGACACCATAAAGGGAACAGTCTTTAAGATTCctgtaagaagaagaaaaaataagacTACACAAATGCACTTAGGTTATGCAAAGAGGACTTGGAATGTAAAGCTCTGGCTCCTGATGTAGTTGATGGATACCTGAGGGAAGGCGGGCCAGTGGAGAGCTTTGTTGCTCTCACAAATGAGAGTTGGACTTGTATGCAGCTGAAGTCCAGcgacaactgtttttttttgtgtgtttatggcTGTGAAACAGTGCTCACTTCACAATGAATATGAGAAAAtagctgtgtgaatgtgttacaAATCTTGAAACTCAAGCACAACAtgaactatttttttaattctcacttATTCTCAGATGAAACACCTTCAAGGTCATGGGCCTAAACAGCTTTATTTGAACATTCAAACCTCCAGTGTAGCTAGCAGAACTGCTGAGCTGCCAACGTAATAACTCTCAGGTACTAAATGGCTTCTGAACTGTCACAGAAACTCACAACAGTAAACACTTAAAATGGATACTTAAATGCTGATCATAAAAGACATTTTCCTGATGTTTGCTGTTTCATTTACTCCCAtgtgaatataaaacaaaatggaCTCAAACAGAATTGGACAGATGGTTGCTTATGCAGTGCTTGCACAACGCTAACACAGAGCTGACATGTTGTGAAGTGAGGGGTTAGGTGCAGAGAAGCAGCTGGTGGCGTCACACGGGCAAGAGAAGGTAAGTAGTTGTCTTTTCCttcaaaaacaccaacaaaggtcagcagcaaaaaagacaaagtttgctttttaaataagcCGTGACTTAACTAAAGGCAGACATGTTTAAAGTATAATAAAAGATATAAAAGGTGACAGAAAACCTTGCCTCCGATGTGT contains the following coding sequences:
- the nsg2 gene encoding neuronal vesicle trafficking-associated protein 2; protein product: MVKLGSNLQDKGAKPVSVEDGFQNVPLITPLDVGSLQGQAPEKVVVKTRTEYQTEKKRLKVPKVEEFTISFTDGVSERLKVTILIILALAFLACIVFLVVYKAFTYDHACPDGFIYKHKRCIPASLEAYYAAQDANSRGRFYTVISHYSMAKQTTSHSVSPWLPGGAGGQQRDAKPPAGEGH